Proteins encoded in a region of the Fibrobacterota bacterium genome:
- a CDS encoding cysteine desulfurase, with protein sequence MPDVTSLPRPKLALDIKGEFPVLNRDFGGTPLHYLDSAATTQKPVAVIDAMDRFYRESYGTVRRGVYRLSEKATTAYEGTRKKVAALINASSEKEIIYTSGTTQSINLVAYSWGGKFLKAGDEIILSQIEHHANIVPWQIIAERVGAILKVIPVDDTGTLDLEGYKKLLSERTRMVAVNHISNALGTINPVKEIARLAHQAGALVLIDGAQSIAHTQVDVRDLDADFYAFSGHKMFGPTGIGILYGKLAILESMPPYQGGGDMIMRVTFEKTTYQAPPHRFEAGTPPIAEVLGLGVAVDWLRKTGLDKIAAHEHALLDYGTAVLNDVPGLKLIGTAKDKGGILSFTLEGVHPHDIGTLLDEDGIAIRAGHHCAQPTMDRFGVPATARASLGPYNDYSDLDALAKGLRRVGEMFR encoded by the coding sequence ATGCCTGACGTCACTTCCCTCCCCCGCCCCAAGCTCGCTCTCGACATCAAAGGCGAATTTCCGGTGCTCAACCGGGACTTCGGCGGCACGCCCCTTCATTATCTCGACAGCGCGGCGACCACGCAGAAGCCGGTGGCCGTCATCGATGCCATGGATCGCTTCTACCGGGAAAGCTATGGGACCGTGCGCCGCGGCGTTTATCGCCTCAGCGAAAAGGCCACCACCGCTTACGAAGGCACCCGCAAAAAAGTGGCCGCCTTGATCAACGCAAGTTCGGAGAAGGAAATCATTTACACCAGCGGGACCACGCAGAGCATCAACCTGGTGGCCTATAGCTGGGGCGGCAAATTCCTGAAGGCCGGGGATGAGATTATCCTCTCGCAAATCGAGCATCATGCCAACATCGTCCCCTGGCAGATCATCGCGGAACGAGTCGGCGCGATCCTCAAGGTCATTCCCGTCGACGATACCGGAACCTTGGATCTGGAGGGGTACAAGAAGCTGCTCTCGGAACGAACCCGTATGGTGGCCGTCAACCATATCTCCAACGCCTTGGGCACCATCAATCCCGTGAAGGAGATCGCCCGCCTGGCGCATCAGGCCGGGGCGCTGGTCCTCATCGACGGGGCCCAGTCCATCGCGCATACCCAGGTGGACGTCCGGGATCTGGATGCGGATTTCTACGCCTTCTCCGGGCATAAGATGTTCGGGCCCACCGGCATCGGCATCCTCTACGGCAAACTCGCCATCCTCGAGTCCATGCCTCCCTACCAGGGCGGCGGCGACATGATCATGCGGGTCACTTTCGAGAAAACCACCTACCAGGCGCCGCCCCACCGCTTCGAGGCCGGCACCCCGCCCATCGCCGAAGTCCTGGGATTGGGCGTGGCCGTCGATTGGCTGCGCAAGACCGGGCTCGACAAGATCGCGGCGCATGAGCATGCGCTTCTCGATTATGGAACGGCGGTCCTTAACGACGTACCGGGCTTAAAGCTCATCGGCACCGCCAAGGATAAAGGCGGCATCCTTTCCTTTACTCTCGAGGGCGTGCACCCGCATGACATCGGAACCTTGCTGGACGAGGACGGCATCGCCATCCGGGCGGGCCATCATTGCGCCCAACCGACCATGGATCGCTTCGGGGTGCCCGCGACGGCGCGGGCCTCGCTCGGGCCGTACAACGATTACTCCGACCTGGACGCGTTGGCGAAGGGGTTACGGCGGGTCGGGGAAATGTTCCGCTGA
- the xylA gene encoding xylose isomerase, which yields MADTYFKDIPTIRYEGPETENPLAFRYYDKNKMVLGKRMEDILRCAVCYWHTFAWNGSDVFGAGTYDRPWHKNPTTVEAAKIKLTNAFDFFSKLGAPFFTFHDRDIAPEGASLKESNNNLDIIVGEAEKEMARTGIKLLWGTANLFSNPRFMSGAATNPDPEVFAFACGQIRKAMDVTLRLKGENYVLWGGREGYETLLNTDLKREGEQFGRFLKMVADYKHKIGFKGLLLIEPKPKEPTKHQYDFDTATVYAFLQKHGLEKEFKVNIEANHAILSGHTFQHEVGYALANDVFGSLDINRGDEQLGWDTDQFPNDVPATALMLYTLLQGGGFTTGGMNFDAKLRRQSIDAEDLFHAHIGGMDVLARGLIIAEKMIKDGALQKKVEDRYAGWNTELGRSILSGKKTLADIADLALAQNLDPKHRSGRQEALENLVNRYL from the coding sequence ATGGCAGACACGTATTTCAAAGACATCCCGACCATCCGCTACGAGGGCCCCGAGACGGAAAACCCCCTGGCCTTCCGCTATTACGACAAGAACAAGATGGTGCTGGGCAAGCGCATGGAAGATATCCTCCGCTGCGCCGTTTGCTATTGGCACACTTTCGCCTGGAACGGCTCGGACGTGTTCGGCGCGGGCACCTACGATCGCCCTTGGCATAAGAACCCCACCACCGTCGAGGCCGCCAAGATCAAGCTGACGAACGCCTTCGATTTCTTCTCCAAGCTGGGCGCCCCCTTCTTCACCTTCCATGATCGCGACATCGCCCCGGAAGGCGCCTCGCTCAAGGAAAGCAACAACAACCTGGACATCATCGTGGGCGAGGCCGAGAAGGAAATGGCCCGCACCGGCATCAAGCTCCTCTGGGGTACGGCCAACCTGTTCAGCAACCCCCGCTTCATGAGCGGCGCGGCCACCAATCCCGATCCCGAAGTCTTCGCCTTCGCCTGCGGCCAGATCCGCAAGGCCATGGACGTCACCTTGCGCCTCAAGGGCGAGAACTACGTGCTGTGGGGCGGGCGCGAGGGTTATGAGACCCTGCTCAATACCGACCTGAAGCGCGAAGGCGAGCAGTTCGGCCGCTTCCTCAAGATGGTCGCCGATTACAAGCATAAGATCGGTTTCAAGGGCCTACTCCTCATCGAGCCCAAGCCCAAGGAACCCACCAAACACCAGTACGACTTCGACACGGCCACCGTGTACGCCTTCCTCCAGAAGCATGGCTTGGAGAAGGAGTTCAAGGTCAACATCGAGGCCAACCACGCCATCCTGTCGGGGCATACCTTCCAGCATGAAGTGGGCTACGCCTTGGCCAACGACGTGTTCGGCTCCCTGGACATCAACCGCGGCGACGAGCAGCTGGGCTGGGACACCGACCAGTTCCCTAACGACGTGCCCGCCACCGCGCTGATGCTTTATACCCTGTTGCAGGGCGGGGGCTTCACGACCGGCGGCATGAACTTCGACGCCAAGCTGCGTCGCCAGAGCATTGATGCCGAAGACCTGTTCCACGCCCATATCGGCGGCATGGACGTGCTGGCCCGCGGCCTGATCATCGCGGAGAAGATGATCAAGGATGGCGCGCTGCAGAAGAAGGTGGAAGACCGCTATGCCGGTTGGAACACCGAGCTCGGCCGCTCGATCCTTTCCGGCAAGAAGACCCTGGCGGACATCGCCGACCTCGCCCTGGCGCAGAACCTGGATCCCAAGCATCGCTCGGGC
- a CDS encoding SUF system NifU family Fe-S cluster assembly protein: protein MSRSNELYQQVILDHNKNPRNYRALQGSDVLACEGHNPLCGDHITVYLELDAAGTVKDLSFQGNGCAISKASASMMTAFLKGKSVDEVKLIFSEFHDMVRGEMDPATQENHLGKLTLFQGVKEYSSRIKCASLAWHALMGALEKQGTATSE from the coding sequence ATGTCGCGTAGTAACGAACTGTATCAGCAAGTCATCCTTGATCATAACAAGAACCCCAGGAATTACCGGGCCTTACAAGGATCCGATGTACTGGCATGCGAAGGGCATAATCCCCTGTGCGGTGACCATATTACGGTGTACTTGGAATTGGATGCGGCGGGGACGGTAAAGGACTTGAGCTTCCAGGGGAACGGCTGCGCCATTTCCAAAGCGAGCGCTTCCATGATGACCGCCTTTCTGAAGGGCAAGTCCGTGGACGAGGTGAAACTGATTTTCTCCGAGTTCCACGACATGGTGCGCGGGGAGATGGACCCGGCGACCCAAGAGAACCACCTCGGCAAATTGACCCTATTCCAGGGCGTAAAAGAGTATTCCTCGCGCATCAAATGCGCTTCACTGGCCTGGCATGCCCTGATGGGGGCCTTGGAAAAACAAGGCACCGCAACCTCGGAATAA
- the asnS gene encoding asparagine--tRNA ligase — MSEKPLEPGIRSLLLNPPLGSEVKIQGWVRTKRESKAGLAFLEINDGSYFQNLQAVVPAALPDYATLMHGINVGTAVSVIGQLVASQGGKQAVELQAAELKIIGACDPAAFPLGKQKMTYEYLRDFTHLRSRTNTFSAIARVRNVLAMGIHDFFQARGFLWLHTPIITGTDAEGAGQMFRVTTLDMEKPPRGEDGKVDFGRDFFGQGANLTVSGQLEAEAYACSMGKVYTFGPTFRAENSNTSRHLAEFWMVEPEVAFNDLDANARLAEDFLKHLLAAVLEKCPLEMEFFKQRIEPGILDLLKGVLEKPFQRLTYTEAVELLKKSGETFKYPVEWGIDLQSEHERYLTEKVFRSPVVLTDYPKGIKAFYMKMNPDGKTVRAMDVLVPGIGEIIGGSQREDDLEKLKARLTEMGMHAGGLEWYLDLRRFGSVPHAGFGLGFERLVQFVTGMGNIRDVIPFPRTPGHISI, encoded by the coding sequence ATGTCCGAAAAACCGCTGGAACCCGGCATCCGCTCGCTACTTCTCAATCCTCCCCTTGGCTCCGAGGTAAAAATCCAAGGTTGGGTACGCACCAAACGGGAGTCCAAGGCCGGACTGGCTTTCCTCGAGATCAACGACGGTTCCTATTTCCAAAACTTGCAAGCGGTGGTTCCCGCCGCCCTGCCCGATTACGCGACCCTGATGCACGGGATCAACGTCGGCACGGCGGTCTCCGTTATCGGCCAGCTGGTCGCTTCCCAGGGGGGCAAGCAGGCGGTAGAGCTCCAGGCGGCCGAGCTCAAGATCATCGGAGCCTGCGATCCCGCGGCCTTCCCCTTGGGCAAGCAGAAGATGACGTATGAATACCTACGGGACTTCACCCATCTGCGTTCGCGGACGAATACCTTTTCCGCCATCGCCCGGGTCCGCAACGTGCTGGCCATGGGCATCCATGACTTCTTCCAGGCGCGCGGCTTCCTGTGGCTGCATACCCCGATCATCACGGGAACCGATGCCGAAGGCGCCGGGCAGATGTTCCGGGTCACGACCCTGGACATGGAAAAGCCGCCGCGGGGCGAGGACGGCAAGGTCGACTTCGGCCGGGACTTTTTCGGGCAGGGGGCGAACCTCACCGTAAGCGGGCAACTCGAGGCCGAAGCCTACGCGTGCAGCATGGGCAAGGTGTACACCTTCGGGCCCACGTTCAGGGCCGAGAATTCCAACACCTCGCGCCATCTGGCCGAGTTCTGGATGGTGGAACCCGAAGTGGCCTTCAACGACCTGGACGCCAATGCCCGCCTGGCCGAGGACTTCCTCAAGCATTTACTCGCGGCGGTGCTGGAGAAATGCCCGCTGGAGATGGAGTTCTTCAAGCAGCGCATCGAGCCGGGGATCCTGGATTTGCTGAAAGGCGTTCTGGAAAAACCCTTCCAACGGCTGACGTATACGGAGGCCGTGGAACTGCTCAAGAAAAGCGGCGAGACGTTCAAGTATCCGGTGGAGTGGGGCATCGACCTGCAATCGGAACATGAACGTTACCTCACGGAAAAGGTATTCCGGTCGCCGGTGGTGCTGACCGATTACCCCAAAGGCATCAAGGCCTTTTACATGAAGATGAATCCGGACGGGAAGACCGTGCGGGCGATGGACGTGTTGGTGCCCGGCATCGGCGAGATCATCGGCGGTTCGCAACGCGAAGACGATCTGGAAAAGCTCAAGGCGCGGCTTACCGAGATGGGGATGCACGCCGGAGGGCTGGAATGGTATCTGGATCTCCGGCGCTTCGGGAGCGTCCCGCATGCGGGCTTCGGGCTCGGATTCGAACGCCTGGTCCAGTTCGTGACCGGGATGGGGAACATACGCGACGTGATCCCCTTTCCGCGGACGCCCGGGCATATCAGCATCTGA
- the sufC gene encoding Fe-S cluster assembly ATPase SufC gives MLEVKSLTAHVGEGDAITPILKGINLAVKRGEVHAIMGPNGSGKSTLSKVIAGHPDYSVTQGEILFNGENILALAADERARKGIFMGFQYPVEIPGVNNAEFLRMAYNQRRKAEGKEEADPLDFEEILDAKMKELDMDAKFKERAINEGYSGGEKKRNEILQMAILDPALAILDETDSGLDVDALKIVAGGINRLRGPSRAIVLIRHYQRLLDYVKPDIVHVLSGGRIVKTGGKELALEVETKGYDWLVK, from the coding sequence ATGCTAGAAGTCAAATCCCTCACCGCCCATGTCGGCGAAGGCGATGCCATTACCCCCATCTTGAAAGGCATCAACCTCGCGGTCAAGCGCGGCGAGGTGCATGCCATCATGGGCCCTAACGGATCGGGCAAAAGCACGTTATCCAAGGTGATCGCCGGGCATCCCGACTATAGCGTGACCCAGGGCGAGATCCTGTTCAATGGCGAGAACATCCTCGCGCTCGCGGCCGATGAACGGGCCCGCAAGGGCATCTTCATGGGATTCCAATACCCGGTGGAGATCCCGGGGGTGAACAATGCCGAGTTCCTGCGCATGGCCTACAACCAACGGCGCAAGGCCGAAGGCAAGGAAGAGGCCGACCCTCTCGACTTCGAGGAGATCCTCGATGCCAAGATGAAAGAGCTCGACATGGACGCGAAGTTCAAGGAGCGCGCCATCAACGAGGGGTACTCGGGCGGGGAAAAGAAGCGCAACGAGATTCTGCAAATGGCGATCCTGGATCCCGCCCTGGCGATCCTGGACGAGACCGATTCGGGCCTGGACGTGGATGCGCTCAAGATCGTAGCGGGGGGCATCAACCGCCTGCGCGGGCCGTCCCGGGCCATCGTCTTGATCAGGCATTACCAACGCCTGCTCGACTACGTGAAACCGGACATCGTGCACGTGCTGAGCGGCGGCCGGATCGTGAAGACAGGCGGCAAGGAATTGGCGCTGGAGGTCGAGACCAAGGGATACGATTGGTTGGTGAAGTGA
- a CDS encoding NifU family protein: MAQSPKHRGAFFTEDASTKDLALATAKYKDIKVYWLIDPQSDLIYDAKFFSYGGPASVALGEMLCTLAKGMKVESATAFTIPQMEALLRDDASTPATAAPAEEVFASLPPLLSSVKEAYTPAKALALATIAMKAKSDGSPRRSAFEALTEADKTWLAKPKEEQISAIETIIDKDIRPGLNMDGGDLHIRDIENGERLLIKWQGACGGCASSTGATLSYIEDSLRRQVFSGMQVVPVEE, translated from the coding sequence ATGGCCCAGTCGCCCAAGCATCGCGGCGCCTTCTTCACCGAAGACGCATCGACCAAGGATCTTGCTCTCGCGACCGCCAAGTACAAGGACATCAAGGTTTATTGGTTGATCGATCCGCAATCGGATCTGATCTACGATGCCAAGTTCTTTTCTTACGGAGGCCCGGCTTCGGTGGCCTTGGGCGAAATGCTTTGCACCTTGGCCAAAGGCATGAAGGTGGAATCGGCGACCGCCTTCACCATTCCCCAAATGGAAGCCCTGCTCCGGGACGACGCCTCCACTCCGGCGACCGCCGCCCCGGCCGAAGAGGTTTTCGCATCCCTCCCGCCATTGTTGAGCTCGGTGAAGGAAGCCTATACGCCGGCAAAGGCCCTCGCCCTGGCGACCATCGCCATGAAAGCCAAGAGCGACGGGTCCCCCCGGCGGTCCGCATTCGAGGCCCTGACCGAAGCGGACAAGACCTGGTTGGCCAAGCCCAAGGAAGAGCAGATCTCCGCCATCGAGACCATCATCGACAAGGATATCCGTCCGGGACTGAACATGGACGGCGGCGATTTGCACATCCGCGACATCGAGAACGGCGAGCGCCTCCTCATCAAATGGCAAGGGGCTTGCGGGGGCTGCGCCTCCTCGACGGGCGCCACGCTATCCTATATCGAGGACTCCCTGCGCCGCCAAGTCTTCAGCGGGATGCAGGTCGTCCCAGTGGAAGAGTGA
- the xylB gene encoding xylulokinase, which produces MNFLGIDLGTSSVKVILVDGNQNLIDQASSPLDVSRPQALWSEQDPEHWWNATNQAVAALRASKPKEFAEVKAIGLSGQMHGATLLGRQDKVLRPAILWNDGRSGAECAELERRVPNSRKITGNIAMPGFTAPKLLWVAKHEPEVFSKVEKVLLPKDYLRMRMCGNYASDMSDSAGTLWLDVGKRAWSEDMILATGLKLSAMPELCEGTQSTGRLTASVASAWGLSMDVIVAAGAGDNAAGAAGAGTVKPGDAFISLGTSGVYFAAASSYSPNPEGAVHTFCHCLPGSWHYMSVILSAASALTWVTKLTGAADEASLLAEIEAAGDDLATPIFLPYLSGERTPHNDPHAQGVFFGLTHETNRAALGRAVLEGVAFAFADGQRALDDAKAELKEVTVIGGGARSRLWGKILATVLKRPLVYRKGGEAGPAYGAARLARLALTNEKPADVCTAPAIDYTVGPESKWTGRYEEKLALYRRLYQDLKPRFPRG; this is translated from the coding sequence ATGAATTTTCTAGGCATCGATCTCGGCACTTCCTCGGTTAAAGTCATCCTCGTCGATGGCAATCAGAATCTGATCGACCAGGCCTCCTCGCCACTGGATGTTTCCCGTCCCCAAGCGCTTTGGTCCGAACAAGATCCTGAGCATTGGTGGAACGCGACGAACCAGGCGGTGGCTGCGTTGCGGGCTTCCAAACCTAAAGAATTCGCCGAGGTGAAGGCCATCGGTCTTTCCGGCCAAATGCACGGCGCTACCTTGTTGGGCCGACAAGATAAAGTGCTACGGCCGGCCATCTTGTGGAACGACGGACGCAGCGGCGCGGAATGCGCCGAGCTCGAACGCCGGGTTCCCAATAGCCGTAAGATTACCGGCAACATCGCCATGCCCGGATTCACCGCGCCGAAGCTCCTGTGGGTCGCCAAGCATGAGCCCGAGGTCTTCTCCAAGGTCGAGAAAGTGCTCCTCCCCAAGGATTACTTGCGCATGCGGATGTGCGGTAATTACGCCTCGGATATGTCCGATTCGGCAGGCACCCTTTGGCTGGATGTGGGCAAACGCGCCTGGTCGGAAGACATGATCCTCGCGACCGGCCTAAAGCTGAGCGCGATGCCGGAGTTGTGCGAGGGGACCCAATCCACCGGACGCCTGACCGCATCGGTGGCCTCGGCCTGGGGCCTTTCCATGGACGTGATCGTCGCCGCGGGCGCGGGCGATAATGCCGCCGGCGCCGCGGGCGCGGGCACGGTCAAACCGGGCGATGCATTCATATCCTTGGGTACTTCCGGCGTCTACTTCGCGGCTGCCAGTTCCTACTCCCCCAATCCCGAAGGCGCCGTGCATACCTTCTGCCATTGCCTTCCCGGCAGCTGGCACTACATGTCGGTAATCCTGAGCGCGGCCTCCGCACTGACCTGGGTCACCAAGCTGACCGGCGCCGCCGATGAGGCATCGCTGCTCGCCGAAATCGAAGCCGCCGGGGACGACCTGGCCACTCCGATTTTCCTGCCTTATCTTTCGGGAGAGCGTACTCCCCATAACGATCCCCATGCGCAAGGCGTCTTCTTCGGCCTAACCCATGAAACCAACCGCGCGGCTTTGGGACGCGCCGTCCTCGAAGGCGTGGCTTTCGCGTTCGCCGACGGGCAACGCGCCCTGGACGACGCCAAGGCGGAATTGAAGGAAGTGACCGTGATCGGCGGAGGCGCGCGCAGCCGCCTGTGGGGCAAGATTTTGGCTACGGTCCTGAAGCGCCCCTTGGTCTATCGTAAGGGCGGGGAAGCCGGCCCGGCCTACGGGGCCGCGCGCTTGGCCCGGCTGGCCCTGACGAATGAAAAGCCGGCGGACGTGTGCACCGCGCCGGCCATCGATTACACCGTAGGGCCGGAGTCCAAGTGGACCGGGCGCTATGAGGAAAAATTGGCATTGTACCGCCGCTTGTACCAGGATTTGAAGCCTCGCTTCCCGCGGGGCTAA
- the sufB gene encoding Fe-S cluster assembly protein SufB: MESVPEYKYGFTTDVEMETLGKGISEDVIRAISAKKNEPPFLLEFRLKAYKKWLTMKEPNWAHVQYPAIDYQDIVYFAKPKQKPTLTGLDEVDPEILKTFEKLGIPLDEQKRLSNVAVDAVFDSVSVATTHKKKLMEHGVIFCSISEAIHEYPELIEEYLGSVVPVADNFYAALNSAVFTDGSFVYIPPNTKCPMELSTYFRINTEESGQFERTLIVCAEGSYVSYLEGCTAPKFDTNQLHAAVVELVTLDNAEIKYSTVQNWYAGDPKTGKGGIYNFVTKRGKCLGKDSKISWTQVETGSAITWKYPSCILVGEGSVGEFYSVALTNGHMQADTGTKMIHLGKNTRSSIISKGIAGDQSSNAYRGLVRIAKNATGARNFSQCDSMLVGNRSSAHTFPYIETGNSASQVEHEASTSKISEEQLFYFQSRGIPREEAISMIVNGFCKDVFNQLPMEFAVEAQKLLALKLENSVG, encoded by the coding sequence ATGGAAAGCGTACCGGAATACAAATACGGATTCACGACCGATGTGGAGATGGAGACCCTGGGGAAGGGCATTTCCGAAGACGTCATCCGGGCCATCTCGGCCAAGAAAAACGAACCGCCATTCCTGCTCGAGTTCCGGCTTAAGGCCTACAAGAAATGGCTGACCATGAAGGAGCCCAACTGGGCCCACGTGCAGTATCCGGCCATCGATTACCAGGACATTGTCTATTTCGCTAAGCCCAAGCAGAAGCCTACCTTAACGGGACTGGATGAAGTCGATCCGGAGATCCTCAAGACCTTCGAGAAATTGGGCATCCCCCTGGACGAGCAAAAGCGGTTGAGCAATGTGGCAGTGGACGCGGTCTTCGACAGCGTGAGCGTGGCGACCACCCATAAGAAGAAGCTCATGGAGCACGGGGTCATCTTCTGTTCCATCAGCGAGGCCATCCACGAATACCCCGAACTGATCGAGGAATACCTCGGCTCCGTCGTGCCCGTGGCCGACAACTTCTACGCCGCCCTCAACTCGGCCGTCTTCACCGACGGATCGTTCGTCTATATCCCCCCCAACACCAAATGCCCCATGGAACTTTCCACCTACTTCCGCATCAACACGGAAGAGTCGGGGCAATTCGAACGCACCCTCATCGTCTGCGCCGAAGGCAGCTACGTCTCCTACCTGGAAGGCTGCACGGCTCCCAAGTTCGACACCAACCAATTGCATGCCGCCGTGGTGGAACTGGTGACCTTGGACAACGCCGAGATCAAGTACAGCACAGTGCAGAACTGGTACGCCGGCGATCCGAAGACGGGCAAGGGCGGCATCTACAATTTCGTGACCAAGCGCGGGAAATGTCTGGGCAAGGATTCCAAGATTTCCTGGACCCAGGTGGAAACCGGCTCGGCCATCACTTGGAAGTACCCAAGCTGCATCCTGGTGGGCGAAGGCAGCGTGGGCGAATTCTATTCCGTGGCGCTGACCAACGGCCACATGCAGGCCGATACCGGCACCAAGATGATCCACTTGGGCAAGAACACCCGGTCCAGCATCATCTCCAAAGGCATCGCCGGCGATCAAAGCAGCAATGCCTACCGGGGGTTGGTACGCATCGCCAAGAACGCCACCGGCGCGCGCAACTTCTCCCAATGCGATAGCATGTTGGTGGGGAACCGTTCTAGCGCGCATACCTTCCCCTACATCGAGACCGGCAATTCGGCCTCCCAGGTGGAGCACGAGGCCTCGACCTCGAAAATCAGCGAAGAGCAACTCTTCTACTTCCAGTCCCGCGGCATCCCGAGGGAAGAAGCCATCAGCATGATCGTGAACGGGTTCTGCAAGGACGTGTTCAACCAATTGCCGATGGAGTTCGCGGTGGAAGCCCAGAAGCTGTTGGCCCTGAAGCTGGAGAATAGCGTTGGCTAG
- a CDS encoding SufD family Fe-S cluster assembly protein — MNAPTASQPRIMREVIAPTLTPVLEGFIEQHLETSPPVSAGVRLAAAMALRRIGLPHSGSEDFSFIRVGDFLSQLVQVPVLPAPAVQPSDAKTPEPATRDLPSRSDLASLISPAAENNLVVLIDGVFVPELSRIGEDYFVSPLEDSAPPDSPIPGMHLRFQGLHASFVNRIENMLEEENDAPAALAALFAPQPLLIRVPAKRVAAGPLQILYLTTGTQRSDSFVVVHAGAQSESRILVRHARLGTSPDGKAPGMENAHTMAVLEDGASLRFLELGIDSPSAAQDIHLRKLTVRLERDARLVAVSAHTGSRLTRTAFGIDLAGEGADAELNGAAVLSGARQGHQHVRLRHLVPHGTSRQLFKTVAAEQGRASVDGTIIVALDAQQTNAGQRIHNLMLSDEARADSKPRLMIHADDVKCSHGATAGKLDPAQQYYLESRGLPPDQARSLLTVAFVAEALDKAGNPGDPFRDALDHALLDGLRARLPGVSPGAITGGPHA, encoded by the coding sequence ATGAACGCGCCGACCGCATCGCAACCCCGTATCATGCGGGAAGTTATCGCCCCGACCCTGACGCCGGTTTTAGAAGGATTTATCGAACAGCATCTCGAGACATCCCCGCCGGTTTCGGCCGGAGTGCGCCTCGCGGCCGCCATGGCCCTGCGCCGCATCGGTCTACCCCACTCCGGCTCCGAGGATTTCTCCTTCATCCGGGTCGGTGATTTCCTATCCCAGCTGGTTCAAGTCCCGGTTTTGCCGGCCCCCGCTGTTCAACCTTCGGATGCGAAGACGCCGGAACCCGCTACCCGTGATCTTCCTTCCCGGTCGGACTTAGCCTCCCTGATCTCGCCCGCGGCCGAGAATAATCTGGTGGTATTGATCGACGGCGTTTTCGTCCCGGAGCTTTCGCGGATCGGCGAGGATTATTTCGTTTCCCCGCTGGAAGATTCCGCGCCCCCGGATTCGCCCATTCCCGGAATGCATCTCCGCTTCCAGGGCCTTCACGCCAGCTTCGTCAATCGCATCGAGAACATGCTGGAAGAGGAAAACGATGCGCCGGCCGCCTTGGCCGCGCTCTTCGCTCCCCAGCCGTTGCTGATACGGGTGCCTGCCAAACGCGTAGCCGCCGGTCCCCTGCAGATCCTGTACCTGACGACGGGAACGCAGCGCAGCGATTCCTTCGTCGTCGTACATGCGGGGGCGCAATCGGAGTCCCGCATCCTGGTCCGCCATGCGCGCCTCGGGACATCGCCCGATGGTAAGGCCCCGGGTATGGAAAACGCCCATACCATGGCCGTATTGGAAGACGGCGCGTCCCTGCGCTTCCTGGAGCTCGGGATCGATTCCCCCTCCGCCGCGCAGGACATACACCTTCGCAAGCTGACCGTGCGGCTGGAGCGCGATGCGCGCCTGGTGGCGGTATCGGCGCATACCGGTTCCCGCCTCACGCGAACCGCCTTCGGCATCGATTTGGCCGGGGAGGGGGCCGATGCGGAGTTGAACGGGGCCGCGGTTCTGTCGGGCGCGCGCCAGGGTCATCAACACGTGCGCTTACGCCATCTCGTCCCGCATGGAACCAGCCGGCAACTCTTCAAGACCGTAGCCGCCGAGCAAGGCCGGGCCAGCGTGGACGGGACCATCATCGTGGCCCTGGACGCCCAACAAACGAACGCCGGCCAACGCATCCATAACCTGATGCTTTCCGATGAGGCGCGCGCCGATAGCAAGCCCCGCCTGATGATCCATGCCGACGACGTGAAATGCTCCCATGGAGCCACGGCCGGCAAACTCGATCCCGCCCAGCAATACTACCTGGAATCCCGGGGGCTGCCCCCCGACCAGGCCCGCTCCCTTTTGACCGTGGCCTTCGTCGCCGAGGCGCTGGACAAGGCCGGTAATCCGGGCGACCCTTTCCGGGACGCGCTCGACCATGCCCTGCTGGACGGCTTGCGCGCTCGCCTGCCGGGCGTTTCTCCCGGCGCCATTACCGGAGGTCCCCATGCCTGA